One window of Anaerolineales bacterium genomic DNA carries:
- the rbfA gene encoding 30S ribosome-binding factor RbfA, giving the protein MVSKTRLTRISDRIREELSEIVLMESNDPRLKGVTITDVEVDKELAYAEVYVSAIEGVERSQEVLAGFEHAQGYLRSELAHRLDLRVFPRLRFHWDSTFEKADHIERLLISLHQTDSQEKVKSKRKRVGKNEGL; this is encoded by the coding sequence ATGGTATCCAAAACGCGCTTGACCAGAATATCGGATCGCATCCGTGAAGAACTATCAGAAATCGTCCTGATGGAGAGCAATGACCCACGCCTGAAAGGGGTGACCATCACGGATGTCGAAGTCGATAAAGAGCTGGCGTACGCTGAGGTATATGTGAGTGCGATCGAAGGAGTGGAGCGCTCACAGGAAGTACTGGCCGGGTTTGAACATGCCCAGGGATATTTGCGTAGTGAGCTGGCCCATCGCCTCGACTTGAGAGTCTTTCCACGCTTGCGATTTCATTGGGATTCTACTTTTGAAAAAGCTGACCATATCGAACGATTGTTAATATCTCTCCATCAAACTGATTCACAGGAAAAGGTAAAAAGTAAAAGGAAAAGGGTGGGAAAAAATGAAGGTCTCTGA